Proteins encoded by one window of Salvia splendens isolate huo1 chromosome 5, SspV2, whole genome shotgun sequence:
- the LOC121803068 gene encoding aspartic proteinase CDR1-like: protein MAKTLKSILLIPYIALLSTILCYCKCDNASSMSGFTTDLIHRDSPLSPLYDPSLTQEQRLANARQRSLARSRRYAGILYGLKVTPEVALIEDRATYLMQFFMGTPLKQAMMLLDPGSNLIWTQCLPCKRCKPQQFQLFDPQSSTTYRFTRCDSVACRPSGYCDPWGKKCLFKTNYREGSYSNGLVGTDTFSFHSGERGLMSFPKIVFGCGVDNYVSFDGRESGIVGLGVGPSSLHNQLGYDKFSYCLVPATGKFETSTMHFGSDAVVSGWGVVTTPLVERSVFHYVRLDAISVGNKRFRFVSLWRGANMAMDSGSVMTLLPVEFYDELEVEIANSIPQRAVRDFKDWRLCYSDKFVMPKITVHFQGADVEWKHENAFVRVNQDYECLAMEPTDDGFHIYGGVAQVNYLVGFDVTRKTVSFKSAECGR, encoded by the exons ATGGCAAAAACCCTAAAATCCATCCTGTTGATTCCTTATATCGCTCTATTGTCCACCATTTTGTGCTACTGCAAATGCGATAATGCAAGCAGCATGAGTGGGTTCACAACAGATCTCATCCACAGAGACTCTCCCCTTTCCCCTCTGTACGATCCTTCCCTGACGCAGGAGCAGCGCCTCGCCAACGCCAGGCAGCGATCACTCGCCCGGTCGAGACGGTACGCGGGCATCCTGTATGGGCTGAAGGTGACGCCCGAAGTGGCCCTCATTGAGGATAGAGCGACATACCTGATGCAGTTCTTCATGGGCACCCCCTTGAAGCAAGCCATGATGCTCCTTGACCCCGGCAGCAACTTGATCTGGACGCAGTGCCTCCCCTGCAAGAGATGCAAACCCCAGCAATTCCAACTCTTTGACCCACAATCCTCCACCACCTACAGATTTACCCGCTGCGACTCCGTCGCCTGCAGGCCTTCGGG GTACTGCGACCCGTGGGGGAAGAAGTGCCTGTTCAAGACTAACTACAGGGAGGGGTCGTACTCGAACGGATTGGTGGGGACAGACACCTTCAGCTTCCACTCGGGGGAGAGGGGGCTGATGAGCTTCCCTAAGATCGTGTTCGGGTGTGGAGTTGACAACTACGTCAGTTTTGATGGGCGTGAGTCCGGCATCGTGGGGCTGGGAGTGGGGCCGAGCTCGCTCCACAACCAATTAGGATACGACAAGTTCTCATACTGCCTCGTCCCAGCGACAGGCAAGTTCGAGACGAGCACGATGCATTTCGGGTCGGACGCGGTGGTTTCGGGTTGGGGAGTGGTGACGACGCCGCTGGTGGAGAGGAGCGTGTTCCACTACGTGAGGCTGGATGCGATCAGCGTGGGAAACAAGAGGTTTCGATTCGTTAGCCTTTGGCGAGGAGCCAACATGGCGATGGACTCGGGGTCGGTGATGACGCTGCTTCCGGTTGAATTCTACGATGAATTGGAGGTGGAGATTGCGAACTCCATCCCGCAGAGGGCGGTCAGGGATTTTAAAGACTGGCGGCTGTGCTACTCGGACAAGTTCGTGATGCCGAAGATCACGGTGCATTTCCAAGGGGCGGATGTGGAGTGGAAGCACGAGAATGCTTTTGTTAGAGTCAATCAGGATTATGAGTGCTTGGCGATGGAGCCTACCGACGATGGTTTTCATATTTACGGCGGCGTTGCTCAGGTTAACTACTTGGTAGGATTTGATGTCACCAGGAAGACGGTGTCCTTCAAGTCTGCTGAATGTGGAAGATag
- the LOC121804390 gene encoding pentatricopeptide repeat-containing protein At3g03580-like, whose amino-acid sequence MKAARQLGNLFWRSGDKYTPISNALSSPANRKDLQKIHSLLITLGLQNSATFLGILITKYSQFKDTHSALLVFGGISPQNDVYVWNTIIRAMTHNSCYTKALEFYAEMRELGVKPDNYTFPSVINACGSLVDFEKGRVVHDHVVELGLQFDMYISNALIDMYARCNEFGRARLVFDGMLHRDIVSWNSLISGYASHGYFKEALEVYHQLRMVGLLPDSFSLSNALLSCGGLGEVVEGEVVHSLVEKLGTCRDVNVSNALLAMYCKCDVLANCRRIFSEMVHRDSVTWNTIISSYFESGLYHESMRLFLEMVRHSKPDILTITSVLRACTCVGDLNMGRYVHDYMVNNGYECNIMATNIVINMYAKCGDVFQARQVFENTKNQDLVSWNSLLDGYVENQLYQEAIEFFRKMRTNFQPDFVTYVTLLSMSSGLTNLNLTEELHCDIIKRGFGSTQIVGNALVDVYAKCGKGEDSFKQFESMKFRDTVTWNSIISSCSHSDSRILGLRMLSKMRLEGIIPDIPTFLNSLPLCSYLMAKRQGKEMHCCIFKFGFDSNIPIGNALIEMYSNTGSLRNSILVFEKMKERDLVSWTAIISSYGMYGEGRKALEAFEHMKAAGILPDHIVFIAVLYACSHSGLVQEGRICFEQMKREHNIVPRMEHYACIVDLLSRSGLLAEAEEFISLMPLKPDASIWGVLLSACRANGDMKIAERVAERVLQLDTSDPGYHVLASNVYAASGRWDQVGVIRKSFKANGLKKDPGCSWLEISTLSQNTYQKS is encoded by the coding sequence ATGAAGGCGGCAAGGCAATTGGGTAATCTATTTTGGAGAAGTGGAGACAAGTACACTCCAATCTCAAATGCACTATCTTCTCCAGCTAACAGGAAAGATCTGCAGAAAATCCACTCTCTCCTGATCACTCTTGGTTTGCAGAACTCTGCAACCTTCTTAGGCATATTGATCACCAAATACTCCCAATTCAAAGATACTCATTCCGCTTTATTAGTTTTTGGTGGGATTTCTCCTCAAAACGATGTCTATGTGTGGAATACGATCATTAGAGCGATGACCCACAACAGTTGCTACACAAAAGCATTAGAATTTTACGCGGAAATGAGAGAATTGGGGGTGAAGCCTGATAATTACACATTCCCTTCTGTGATCAATGCTTGTGGGAGTTTGGTGGATTTTGAGAAAGGGAGAGTTGTTCATGACCATGTTGTGGAGTTGGGTCTTCAATTTGATATGTATATAAGTAATGCCCTGATAGATATGTATGCAAGGTGTAATGAATTTGGGCGTGCTCGGCTAGTGTTTGATGGAATGCTCCACAGAGATATTGTATCTTGGAACAGTTTGATTTCTGGATATGCTTCTCATGGCTACTTCAAGGAAGCATTGGAAGTTTATCATCAACTGAGAATGGTTGGTTTGTTGCCTGATTCATTTTCATTATCGAACGCCTTACTGTCTTGTGGCGGATTAGGGGAGGTTGTAGAGGGTGAAGTAGTTCACTCCTTGGTTGAGAAGCTTGGAACATGTAGAGATGTAAATGTCAGCAATGCATTGCTGGCGATGTATTGTAAGTGTGATGTGCTGGCTAactgcaggaggatttttagtgagATGGTTCATCGAGATAGTGTCACATGGAATACCATTATTAGTTCATATTTCGAATCAGGTTTGTATCATGAGTCGATGAGGTTATTCTTGGAGATGGTGAGACATTCTAAACCAGATATTTTGACAATCACATCCGTTCTTCGTGCTTGTACCTGTGTTGGGGACTTGAATATGGGAAGATATGTCCATGATTACATGGTTAACAATGGATATGAGTGCAATATAATGGCCACTAATATTGTTATCAACATGTATGCAAAGTGTGGTGATGTGTTCCAAGCAAGGCAAGTGTTTGAAAACACCAAAAACCAGGATTTGGTGTCATGGAACTCACTTCTTGATGGATATGTTGAAAATCAGTTGTATCAGGAAGCAATAGAGTTTTTCAGGAAGATGAGGACAAATTTTCAACCTGATTTTGTCACATATGTGACACTACTTTCTATGTCTTCTGGACTAACAAACCTGAATTTGACTGAGGAACTCCACTGCGATATAATAAAACGAGGGTTTGGTTCCACTCAAATTGTTGGTAACGCTCTTGTGGATGTGTATGCCAAATGTGGAAAAGGAGAGGATTCTTTCAAACAGTTTGAGAGTATGAAATTTCGAGATACAGTTACATGGAACTCAATAATTTCATCATGCAGTCACTCTGATAGCCGTATTCTTGGTCTTAGAATGCTTAGCAAGATGAGATTAGAGGGGATAATACCAGATATACCTACTTTTCTAAATTCATTGCCTTTGTGTTCTTATCTCATGGCCAAGCGACAAGGGAAGGAGATGCATTGCTGCATTTTCAAATTTGGTTTTGATTCCAATATTCCTATTGGAAATGCTTTGATTGAAATGTACTCGAATACTGGGAGCTTAAGAAATTCAATACTGGTGTTTGAGAAAATGAAAGAGAGGGATTTAGTTTCATGGACGGCAATTATTTCATCATATGGGATGTATGGTGAAGGAAGAAAAGCTCTTGAAGCTTTTGAGCACATGAAGGCAGCTGGTATTCTTCCAGATCATATTGTCTTCATTGCTGTTCTGTACGCATGCAGCCATTCTGGTTTGGTGCAAGAAGGTCGTATTTGCTTTGAGCAAATGAAGAGAGAACACAATATTGTGCCTAGGATGGAACACTATGCCTGCATAGTTGATCTTCTATCAAGGTCTGGCCTCTTGGCTGAAGCCGAGGAGTTCATTTCTTTAATGCCATTGAAGCCTGATGCAAGTATATGGGGAGTACTACTCAGTGCCTGCCGAGCCAATGGAGACATGAAGATTGCAGAACGTGTTGCAGAACGCGTTCTTCAACTAGATACTAGTGATCCAGGATATCATGTTTTGGCCTCAAATGTATATGCTGCCTCGGGAAGGTGGGATCAAGTGGGAGTGATAAGGAAATCCTTCAAAGCTAATGGACTCAAAAAAGACCCTGGTTGTAGTTGGCTGGAGATTTCCACACTGTCGCAAAATACATATCAAAAATCATGA
- the LOC121804395 gene encoding glutathione transferase GST 23-like, with the protein MAEDLKLLRTWSSPYALRVVHALKIKGLEYETVLEDMTKKSASLLEYNPVHKKVPVLLHNGRPVCESLVILEYIDDVWKQPPLLPQDPHEKAMARFWANFGDDKVMPSAWRVFTSEGKDQEEAIGPLTENLKFLEEQLKGKNFFGGEAIGYVDLAFGWMGNLISILEEIIDLKLVDAEKFPLLSAWINKFSDDPVITECWPPRDKMVEKFKVIRERYLKQAP; encoded by the exons ATGGCAGAAGATCTGAAGCTGCTGAGGACATGGTCAAGTCCTTATGCTTTGAGggtggtacatgctttgaagattaAAGGCTTGGAGTACGAAACAGTACTGGAGGATATGACAAAAAAGAGTGCTTCACTCCTCGAGTACAATCCTGTGCACAAGAAGGTCCCCGTTCTCCTGCACAACGGAAGGCCAGTTTGTGAGTCCCTAGTGATTCTTGAATACATCGATGATGTGTGGAAGCAGCCTCCTCTTCTTCCCCAAGATCCTCATGAGAAAGCCATGGCTCGGTTTTGGGCCAATTTCGGAGATGACAAG GTTATGCCATCGGCATGGAGGGTCTTCACCTCTGAGGGAAAAGACCAAGAGGAGGCTATTGGTCCACTGACGGAGAATCTGAAATTCCTAGAAGAGCAGCTAAAGGGTAAGAATTTTTTTGGAGGCGAGGCCATTGGCTATGTTGATCTTGCATTTGGGTGGATGGGCAACTTGATCAGCATACTGGAAGAGATAATTGACCTGAAATTAGTAGATGCAGAGAAATTCCCACTATTATCAGCATGGATTAATAAGTTCTCTGATGATCCAGTTATAACAGAGTGCTGGCCACCTCGAGACAAGATGGTTGAGAAATTTAAGGTCATTCGGGAACGCTACCTCAAACAAGCTCCATGA